From the Excalfactoria chinensis isolate bCotChi1 chromosome 1, bCotChi1.hap2, whole genome shotgun sequence genome, one window contains:
- the RELT gene encoding tumor necrosis factor receptor superfamily member 19L: MHCWLLAVLGVLSNSCMGTTACELLRCPPGEEPIGTCSTAQSCRPCPPGSSSAGDAPCACMHGFYSPDGHREPQGLCLPCSAAPHGTPGCAGRQRARRVVAPQGPSGTNGTWEVQPEEAAAAQLAVLAIVPVFCAMGLLGILVCNLLKKKGYHCTAHKEHEHSTSGPSSIYQIEDANEDTIGVLVRLITEKKENAAALEELLKEHQSMQPALAGCKPAYKLHLLPQFPPSCCHQQHLHTVHGPAPPSDPPCTRCSQRKWPQVLPPPIATKATRPASEITILSIGRFRVSRIPEQKPGVGGDPFPTSKRPSWLKSTDSRPEGSPSAARFGDSTLAM; the protein is encoded by the exons atgcactgctggctcctcGCTGTCCTGGGG gTGCTGAGCAACTCCTGCATGGGGACCACTGCCTGCGAGCTGCTGCGATGCCCACCTGGAGAGGAACCCATTGGG acatgcagcacagcacagagctgccgCCCTTGTCCCCCTGGCTCTTCCTCTGCAGGGGATGCACCGTGTGCCTGCATGCATGG GTTTTACAGCCCTGATGGCCATAGGGAGCCCCAGGGCCTGTGCCTGCCCTGCTCCGCTGCACCCCATGGCACCCCGGGGTGCGCAG GCCGACAGCGAGCCCGGAGGGTGGTGGCACCTCAGGGACCATCAGGGACCAATGGGACATGGGAGGTTCAGCCagaggaggcggcggcggcgcagTTGGCTGTGTTGGCAATCGTGCCCGTGTTCTGTGCCATGGGGTTGCTGGGCATCCTGGTGTGCAATCTGCTGAAGAAGAAGGGCTACCATTGCACCGCACACAAGGAGCACGAGCACAGCACCAGTG GTCCTAGCTCCATCTACCAGATTGAGGATGCCAACGAGGACACCATCGGGGTCCTGGTGCGCCTCATCACGGAGAAGAAAG aaaatgctgcagcactggaggagctgctgaaggaacATCAGAGCATGCAGCCAGCACTGGCAGGCTGCAAACCTGCCTACAA GCTGCAcctcctgcctcagtttcctccctcctgctgccaccagcagcatctGCACACAGTGCATGGCCCGGCTCCCCCCTCAGACCCCCCCTGCACCCGATGCAGCCAAAGGAAATGGCCCCAGGTGCTGCCACCCCCCATAGCCACCAAAGCCACCAGACCCGCCAGTGAGATCACTATTCTCTCCATTGGAAG ATTCCGGGTGTCCCGGATCCCCGAGCAGAAGCCTGGTGTTGGAGGTGATCCTTTCCCTACCAGCAAGAGGCCATCGTGGCTGAAGAGCACTGACAGCCGCCCTGAG GGCAGCCCCTCCGCAGCCCGGTTTGGGGACAGCACTCTTGCCATGTGA